TCGGGGCTCCGATTCATCATATCCTTCATCATTTCGGCTCTATTTCTCATAAATTCCGCCGATCCTGTAATGTCCATATTGTCCATCATCGGTGCGTCGAACATTTCCACGTCATCAGGGGAAGAATCGTCGTCAAACAATATATCGGCATCTGCCGTCGACCCCAAATAATCCATGTCGTCGGCACCGGGATCGTTGTCCAATCCTTCGCCGAGCATCGGTCCTTCGTTTGTCATCGGACCCACGCCGAGACGTTGCTTTCTCATCTGCATCATCCCGTTCCTTCCGTTCGTTCGCATTCTAATCATCATCCTTCTCTTCTGCATTGCCATCCCAGGATGCTGTAGAACCTTTTTCCAAATCTTTTGTTGATCGGGTGTCAAGATTTTGTTTATTGCGAACCACCCATCGAGAAGATTTTTGCGAATCTGAACCTGCAATTTTGCAATGTCGTCGAGTTTATCCGCTATTGCACTCTCATCAGGAGTCTCTGCGGAAGCCAGTCGCTCGTAGTCTAAACGATCATGTGCAATTTGAGCGCGGAGATCGATTTGCTTCTGCATAATGCCGAATCTAATTTTTTGAACGGTCGCTTTTTGCTCGTCGGTGAGTTTAAGTCCGTTGCGGGCGTGCATCATGGTCCGGTGCCTTCCCCAGGTCGAATCGTCAGGGGAACCCTGAGGCTGGGCCATCACGCTGCCGGCCGCAGCCATAATACAAAAG
The DNA window shown above is from Candidatus Acidiferrales bacterium and carries:
- a CDS encoding periplasmic heavy metal sensor; the encoded protein is MRIELLITSFCIMAAAGSVMAQPQGSPDDSTWGRHRTMMHARNGLKLTDEQKATVQKIRFGIMQKQIDLRAQIAHDRLDYERLASAETPDESAIADKLDDIAKLQVQIRKNLLDGWFAINKILTPDQQKIWKKVLQHPGMAMQKRRMMIRMRTNGRNGMMQMRKQRLGVGPMTNEGPMLGEGLDNDPGADDMDYLGSTADADILFDDDSSPDDVEMFDAPMMDNMDITGSAEFMRNRAEMMKDMMNRSPEEQTPDSSK